One stretch of Cedecea neteri DNA includes these proteins:
- a CDS encoding YnbE family lipoprotein yields MKYFTAALLASMALMLAGCTPRIEVAAPKEPITINMNVKIEHEIRIKVDKDVESLLKNRSDLF; encoded by the coding sequence ATGAAATACTTTACCGCCGCGCTGCTGGCATCGATGGCCCTGATGCTGGCGGGGTGCACGCCGCGCATCGAAGTGGCCGCGCCCAAAGAGCCGATAACCATCAATATGAACGTCAAAATAGAACACGAGATCCGCATCAAGGTGGATAAAGACGTCGAAAGCCTGCTTAAAAACCGTAGCGATTTGTTCTGA
- a CDS encoding YdbL family protein has product MKSMIKGVLLAGLFFSASAMALTLSEAREQGRVGETLSGYIAPIKQDPDTLALVKSINEGRARHYQQLADTNNVSINEVARLAGQKLVDRAPAGEYVRGLNGQWMKK; this is encoded by the coding sequence ATGAAATCAATGATTAAAGGCGTGCTGCTGGCCGGCCTGTTCTTCAGCGCGTCAGCGATGGCGCTCACCCTGAGCGAAGCTCGTGAACAAGGCCGGGTAGGCGAAACGCTCAGCGGCTATATCGCGCCGATTAAGCAGGACCCGGACACGCTTGCGCTGGTGAAAAGCATCAATGAAGGCCGCGCCCGGCATTATCAGCAGCTGGCGGACACCAATAATGTCTCAATCAACGAAGTCGCGCGGCTGGCGGGGCAAAAACTGGTGGACAGAGCGCCCGCCGGTGAATACGTGCGCGGCCTGAACGGGCAGTGGATGAAGAAATAG
- the feaR gene encoding transcriptional regulator FeaR yields the protein MAERQHNERFERWLEKVNVACGRFSGAALEQGFHGSLREHLAHAIKLSVVEINQARLLRTSREVAQSNDAWFYTVFQMEGEAVMEQGENQAVLGQGDITLIDASRPSCFTYTHGAKQVSLLLPRHLLEQHLRLGEIPCAQRLPAEMPMVRLSHGLLRESMGSDGLTGGESEATLEAIACLLAPALTRHSLPHSKRDRHLQKVMTLIDEHIQSETLRPEWIAAESGMSVRSLYRLFADKGLVVAQYIKNRRLDLCAQALRTASHSEKLAGIGYSWGFADHSHFSTAFKGRFGVSPGEYRKRFQAA from the coding sequence ATGGCGGAAAGACAACATAACGAGCGATTCGAAAGATGGCTGGAGAAGGTGAATGTCGCATGTGGTCGTTTCTCGGGCGCGGCGCTTGAGCAAGGGTTTCACGGCAGCCTGAGGGAGCATCTTGCCCATGCTATTAAACTCAGCGTGGTAGAGATTAACCAGGCTCGTTTGCTCAGAACAAGCCGCGAAGTCGCCCAAAGTAACGACGCCTGGTTCTATACCGTCTTCCAGATGGAGGGCGAAGCCGTGATGGAGCAAGGGGAAAACCAGGCCGTGCTCGGCCAGGGAGATATCACGCTTATCGACGCCTCACGCCCCAGCTGTTTTACCTATACCCACGGGGCGAAGCAGGTTTCGCTGTTGCTGCCCCGCCACCTGCTGGAGCAGCACCTGCGTCTGGGGGAAATCCCCTGCGCGCAAAGGCTCCCGGCCGAAATGCCGATGGTTCGCCTCAGCCACGGCCTGCTGCGTGAAAGCATGGGCAGCGACGGCCTGACCGGCGGAGAAAGTGAAGCCACGCTTGAGGCGATTGCCTGTCTGCTTGCTCCGGCGCTGACCCGGCACAGCCTGCCGCATTCAAAGCGCGATCGCCATCTGCAAAAAGTAATGACGCTGATTGACGAACATATTCAGTCGGAAACCCTGCGCCCGGAGTGGATTGCCGCCGAGTCCGGGATGTCGGTAAGAAGCCTCTATCGCCTGTTTGCCGATAAAGGCCTGGTGGTGGCTCAGTACATCAAAAACCGGCGGCTCGATCTCTGCGCCCAGGCGCTACGTACGGCGAGCCACAGCGAGAAGCTGGCAGGCATTGGCTACAGCTGGGGATTTGCCGATCACAGCCATTTTTCAACGGCGTTCAAAGGCAGGTTTGGTGTATCTCCGGGGGAGTATCGCAAGCGCTTTCAGGCGGCCTGA
- a CDS encoding aldehyde dehydrogenase family protein, whose product MTEPETVSVLGNVRQFLQRSHGLYIDGGWQESDSEARLPVFNPADGQQISSSADASVADVDRAVTSAWRAFSRGVWANMLPAGRERVLLRFADLLEQNTEELAQLETLEQGKSINISRAFEVGCTLNWMRYTAGLTTKISGQTLDVSIPMPEGARYQAWTRKEPVGVVAGIVPWNFPLLIGMWKVMPALAAGCSIVVKPSETTPLTLLRMAELATEAGVPDGVFNVVTGSGAGCGKALTEHPLIAKVSFTGSTATGKGIARAAADRLTRVTLELGGKNPAIVLKDADPAMVIEGLMAGSFLNQGQVCAASSRIYIEAPLFDTLVSGFEQAVKSLQVGAGMDPAAHINPLVSKVQQQKVAGYLAQAEEQRAELISGNPGPQGSGYYIAPTLVVNPSASLRLTKEEVFGPVVNLVRVADAEEALRLANDSDYGLTASLWTNSLQAAMQYTGRIQAGTVWVNSHTLIDANMPFGGMKQSGTGRDFGPHWLDAYTETKTVCVRY is encoded by the coding sequence ATGACTGAGCCAGAAACGGTAAGCGTGCTGGGCAATGTGCGCCAGTTTCTTCAGCGTTCTCATGGGCTTTACATTGACGGCGGCTGGCAGGAGTCTGACAGCGAAGCGCGTCTACCGGTTTTTAACCCTGCAGACGGGCAACAGATTTCCAGCAGCGCCGATGCCAGTGTGGCGGATGTTGACCGGGCGGTAACGTCTGCCTGGCGTGCGTTTAGCCGCGGCGTATGGGCTAATATGCTGCCTGCCGGGCGAGAAAGAGTCCTGCTGCGTTTCGCAGATCTGCTTGAGCAAAATACGGAAGAGCTGGCGCAGCTTGAGACGCTTGAACAGGGCAAGTCCATCAACATTTCCCGCGCGTTTGAGGTTGGCTGCACGCTGAACTGGATGCGTTATACCGCAGGCCTGACGACGAAAATCAGCGGCCAGACGCTCGATGTGTCTATTCCTATGCCGGAAGGCGCACGCTATCAGGCGTGGACGCGCAAAGAGCCGGTTGGCGTTGTGGCGGGCATAGTACCGTGGAACTTCCCGCTGCTGATTGGCATGTGGAAAGTGATGCCGGCCCTGGCCGCAGGCTGTTCTATTGTCGTTAAGCCTTCGGAAACCACGCCGCTGACGCTGCTGCGCATGGCGGAGCTGGCGACCGAGGCTGGCGTACCGGACGGCGTATTCAACGTGGTGACCGGCAGCGGCGCGGGCTGTGGTAAAGCGCTGACCGAACATCCGCTGATTGCCAAGGTCAGCTTTACCGGTTCGACCGCGACGGGAAAGGGCATCGCCAGAGCGGCGGCAGACAGGTTAACGCGCGTAACGCTGGAGCTGGGGGGCAAAAACCCGGCTATCGTGCTGAAAGATGCCGACCCGGCAATGGTCATTGAAGGCTTAATGGCGGGCAGTTTCCTCAATCAAGGGCAGGTGTGTGCCGCCAGCTCGCGGATTTATATCGAGGCGCCGCTGTTCGACACGCTGGTGAGTGGTTTTGAGCAGGCGGTGAAATCACTGCAGGTAGGGGCGGGCATGGATCCGGCCGCCCATATCAACCCGTTAGTTTCGAAGGTTCAGCAGCAAAAAGTCGCCGGTTATCTGGCCCAGGCAGAGGAGCAGCGGGCTGAACTTATCTCCGGCAATCCAGGCCCGCAGGGCAGCGGCTACTACATTGCGCCGACGCTGGTGGTAAACCCTTCAGCCAGCCTGCGGCTCACCAAAGAAGAGGTCTTTGGCCCGGTGGTCAACCTCGTGCGGGTGGCGGATGCGGAAGAAGCGTTGCGGCTGGCTAACGACAGCGACTACGGCCTTACGGCGAGCCTGTGGACCAACAGCCTGCAGGCGGCAATGCAGTATACCGGGCGCATTCAGGCCGGTACGGTTTGGGTAAACAGCCACACGCTTATCGATGCCAACATGCCCTTCGGTGGCATGAAGCAGTCAGGCACAGGCCGCGATTTTGGCCCCCACTGGCTCGACGCCTATACCGAAACCAAAACGGTTTGCGTGCGTTACTGA